A genomic window from Triticum urartu cultivar G1812 chromosome 7, Tu2.1, whole genome shotgun sequence includes:
- the LOC125519659 gene encoding protein FAR-RED IMPAIRED RESPONSE 1-like — MAAHPRSTSPPPSAHYAYYDQPSSSRRRHLPPPASNVTPSSRSSSEEMDPAEILAAVQELEEEGDYDGDDYGEDNETSSRNMDEPHEENYMSLDESYSGNRHGDDDDDMDIDDSFAESALRMDEDGDFVRNIVDDESEKSHVDASHDDSSSKGDVDGTSRNDEHVGDDLFNFDIGFDEYQQESLDMHWKVMRKTFKSLGDAYNFYNQYAYERGFSVRKDSLKYSKGPEATKRLRKYVCARAGKRQAKRCTMEGRTRRLRGETRCFCDAHITLKLDKERDVWYVSSFNDDHSHVLARPDEVTFLRSHNQIKEYQKAEILTMAGAGIRKHVIYDQLVSRSGSYAKASFGRKKLYNMCYREKMKLLAQGDADTAIGIMMTRKERDQDFFFEHTVDDEGRLKNIFWCDSQSRRDYVDYGDVTVFDSTYRMNRYGMPFIRFVGLNNHRCTTVFGCALVSDKTEDTYVWLLQTFLRAHCQKRPRFSTDDILKGKMPAVRDANVEVPAPPTPLHWPRPPTGWAALSVDGAFMQEDGSAAAGMILRNHEGSVIFAAYRCIFNCNDALEAELHAIMQGMALALQHSSLPIVVQSDSSTALAAMTGDSLSRSAYGHLHDITTISWFQHSHQHYAVLIIRTMCLSLQHILVPVSPSQPGPFHNIRRKLT; from the exons ATGGCCGCCCACCCACGATCTACGTCGCCGCCTCCCTCCGCGCACTACGCCTACTACGACCAGCCATCGTCCTCACGCCGTCGACACCTGCCTCCGCCGGCCAGCAACGTCACGCCGTCATCACGTTCGTCGTCGGAGGAAATGGATCCGGCTGAAATCCTCGCTGCCGTGCAAGAG TTAGAGGAGGAGGGAGATTATGATGGCGATGATTACGGCGAGGACAACGAAACCTCGTCACGGAATATGGATGAACCTCATGAGGAGAACTACATGAGTTTGGATGAATCTTATAGTGGCAAT CGACatggcgatgatgatgatgatatggaTATAGATGATTCATTTGCTGAAAGTGCACTCCGG ATGGACGAGGACGGGGACTTTGTGAGGAATATTGTGGACGATGAAAGTGAAAAATCGCACGTTGATGCATCTCATGATGACAGCTCCAGCAAA GGAGATGTAGATGGTACAAGCAGGAATGATGAGCATGTTGGTGATGATTTGTTTAATTTTGACATCGGATTTGATGAATATCAGCAAGAATCATTGGACATGCATTGGAAGGTCATGAGGAAGACGTTCAAGTCACTAGGAGATGCTTACAATTTCTATAATCAGTATGCGTACGAGCGTGGTTTCAGTGTAAGAAAGGACTCACTGAAATATTCGAAAGGTCCTGAGGCAACTAAGCGCTTGAGAAAGTATGTGTGTGCGAGAGCTGGGAAACGACAGGCAAAACGTTGTACAATGGAAGGCAGGACCCGCAGGCTGAGAGGGGAGACTCGTTGCTTCTGCGATGCGCATATAACTTTGAAACTTGATAAAGAGCGTGACGTTTGGTATGTCAGCAGTTTCAATGATGATCACAGTCACGTTCTAGCTAGACCGGATGAAGTCACGTTTCTTCGGTCTCACAATCAGATAAAAGAATATCAGAAGGCTGAGATCTTAACCATGGCAGGTGCTGGAATCAGGAAACATGTGATTTATGATCAACTCGTCAGTAGGTCCGGGTCATATGCAAAGGCTAGTTTTGGGAGGAAGAAGCTTTATAACATGTGTTATAGAGAAAAAATGAAGTTGCTTGCACAAGGTGATGCGGACACTGCCATAGGGATCATGATGACCAGAAAAGAGAGAGATCAAGATTTCTTCTTTGAGCACACCGTCGATGATGAAGGAAGGCTGAAAAACATATTCTGGTGTGATTCTCAATCACGTCGAGACTATGTTGACTACGGTGATGTGACAGTCTTCGACAGCACATACAGGATGAATAGGTATGGCATGCCATTTATACGTTTTGTCGGTCTGAACAACCACCGTTGCACCACGGTATTCGGTTGTGCTCTTGTGTCTGACAAGACGGAAGATACATATGTCTGGCTGCTTCAGACGTTTTTGAGGGCTCACTGTCAGAAGAGGCCCAG ATTCTCCACGGATGATATCCTCAAAGGGAAAATGCCAGCGGTCCGGGATGCAAACGTCGAGGTCCCCGCTCCTCCAACACCTCTTCACTGGCCGCGGCCGCCCACGGGATGGGCTGCGCTTTCGGTGGATGGTGCCTTCATGCAAGAGGACGGGTCGGCGGCAGCAGGTATGATACTTCGGAATCATGAGGGTAGTGTGATCTTCGCGGCGTATAGATGCATCTTCAACTGTAACGACGCGCTGGAAGCGGAATTACATGCAATAATGCAGGGTATGGCCTTGGCCCTGCAGCACTCGTCCTTGCCAATTGTGGTTCAGTCAGACTCATCTACGGCACTAGCTGCAATGACCGGGGACAGCTTGTCCAGGTCTGCTTATGGGCATTTG CACGACATCACCACCATCTCCTGGTTCCAGCATTCGCATCAGCACTATGCTGTTCTGATCATCAGGACTATGTGCTTGAGCTTGCAGCACATCCTTGTTCCAGTGTCTCCTTCCCAGCCCGGCCCCTTTCACAACATCAGGCGTAAACTGACCTAG